One genomic segment of Ictalurus punctatus breed USDA103 chromosome 12, Coco_2.0, whole genome shotgun sequence includes these proteins:
- the LOC128634183 gene encoding histone H1-like: MAEVAPAPAAAPAKAPKKKAASRAKKAGPSVGELIVKAVSSSKERSGVSLAALKKALAAGGYDVEKNNSRVKIAVKGLVTKGTLVQTKGTGASGSFKLNKKQTEAKKPVKKAAPKAKKPAATKKPKKVAAKKPAAAAKKSPKKAKKPAAAAKKATKSPKKAKKPATPKKAAKSPKKAKAVKPKTTKPKAAKAKKAAPKKNHPPVLKAISVPGRASSRIYYH; the protein is encoded by the coding sequence ATGGCAGAAGTCGCACCCGCTCCCGCCGCCGCGCCGGCCAAAGCGCCCAAGAAGAAAGCAGCTTCGAGAGCAAAAAAAGCCGGCCCTAGCGTCGGCGAGCTGATCGTCAAAGCCGTTTCCTCGTCTAAGGAGAGGAGCGGCGTGTCTCTCGCTGCTCTGAAGAAAGCGCTGGCTGCCGGCGGATATGATGTGGAGAAGAACAACTCCCGCGTCAAGATCGCCGTTAAGGGTCTCGTGACTAAAGGCActctggtgcagaccaaagggaCCGGCGCGTCTGGCTCTTTCAAGCTGAACAAGAAGCAGACCGAAGCCAAGAAGCCCGTGAAGAAAGCCGCGCCCAAAGCGAAAAAGCCCGCCGCCACTAAGAAGCCCAAGAAGGTAGCGGCCAAGAAACCCGCCGCCGCGGCCAAGAAGTCTCCTAAGAAGGCGAAGAAGCCCGCTGCCGCCGCAAAGAAAGCCACCAAGAGCCCGAAGAAGGCGAAAAAGCCCGCGACCCCTAAAAAGGCAGCCAAGAGCCCCAAGAAAGCGAAAGCTGTCAAGCCCAAGACCACAAAGCCTAAAGCGGCAAAGGCGAAGAAGGCAGCACccaaaaagaa